A region of Candidatus Binatia bacterium DNA encodes the following proteins:
- a CDS encoding integration host factor subunit beta — translation MTKRELIEAVVAARSHIPRREVETLVNSVFASLTEALARGERIEIRGFGSFVVKRRNAREGLNPKTGEVVSVMAKRVPFFKAGKELKLRVDGKGSAYSEPPAAAAAAQGER, via the coding sequence ATGACGAAGCGCGAGCTGATCGAAGCCGTCGTCGCCGCCCGCAGCCACATCCCGCGGCGGGAGGTCGAGACGCTGGTGAACTCCGTGTTCGCCAGCCTCACCGAGGCGTTGGCGCGCGGCGAGCGGATCGAGATCCGCGGCTTCGGCAGCTTCGTCGTCAAGCGTCGCAACGCGCGCGAGGGCCTGAACCCGAAGACCGGCGAGGTCGTGTCGGTGATGGCCAAGCGGGTGCCGTTCTTCAAGGCCGGCAAGGAGCTCAAGCTGCGCGTCGACGGCAAGGGCAGCGCGTACAGCGAGCCGCCCGCAGCTGCGGCCGCCGCACAGGGCGAGCGCTGA
- a CDS encoding HIT domain-containing protein, with the protein MSHRVLWAPWRMTYVEGNAPRRGGCIFCDLPVEGDPRENLVLHADEHAVVMLNRYPYNSGHLMVAPRRHVADPLELPDDAWTALMDHVRRGMAALRETFRPEGMNVGANLGTAAGAGIAAHLHWHLVPRWSGDTNFMPVVGEVKVIPQHLLDTYDLLKRHYT; encoded by the coding sequence GTGAGCCACAGGGTGCTCTGGGCGCCTTGGCGCATGACGTACGTCGAGGGCAACGCGCCGCGCCGGGGCGGCTGCATCTTCTGCGACCTGCCCGTCGAGGGCGACCCGCGTGAGAACCTCGTCCTGCACGCCGACGAGCACGCGGTCGTCATGCTGAACCGCTACCCGTACAACAGCGGTCACCTGATGGTCGCGCCGCGGCGCCACGTGGCGGACCCGCTCGAGCTGCCGGACGACGCCTGGACCGCGCTCATGGACCACGTGCGGCGGGGCATGGCGGCGCTGCGCGAGACCTTCCGGCCCGAGGGCATGAACGTCGGCGCCAACCTCGGCACGGCGGCCGGCGCCGGGATCGCCGCCCACCTGCACTGGCACCTCGTGCCGCGCTGGTCGGGAGACACCAACTTCATGCCGGTCGTCGGCGAGGTGAAGGTCATCCCCCAGCACTTGCTCGACACCTACGATTTGCTGAAACGGCACTACACCTGA
- a CDS encoding magnesium chelatase → MRPETTVGDLRRAGYRPVSVREEMRRNLIDTLSRGERILPGIIGYDDTVIPEIENAILSGHHMVFLGERGQAKSRMIRGLVQLLDEEVPAVAGCEIHCDPLAPICRRCKNLLEREGDDAPITWLRREDRYGEKLATPDVSIADLIGEIDPIKVAEGRYLADEDAIHYGLVPRTNRGIFAINELPDLMEKIQVGLFNLMEERDVQIKGFKVRLPLDIVIVASANPEDYTSRGRIITPLKDRFDVQIRTHYPQRIETEIAIVEQEVPIAERCGRPVRVPDFMKQVIAQLTFEARASHEINQTSGVSVRVTVNNYETLIANAERRAVRLGENEIVPRISDLHAVSASMLGKLELEYTGDERGETSPLERLLNRAVLAVFDRVMSVDRLSKVSNYFAAGWGVEVSDMMRADEYLEGIRAIPGLREAIAELGPFESPALMASATEFILEGLHLHQKLNKDVEGGRITYRA, encoded by the coding sequence ATGCGCCCTGAAACCACCGTCGGCGATCTGCGTCGCGCGGGCTACCGTCCGGTATCGGTGCGCGAGGAGATGCGCCGTAACCTCATCGACACGCTGTCGCGGGGCGAGCGCATCCTGCCGGGCATCATCGGCTACGACGACACGGTGATCCCGGAGATCGAGAACGCGATCCTCTCGGGACACCACATGGTGTTCCTCGGCGAGCGCGGCCAGGCGAAGTCGCGGATGATCCGCGGCCTGGTGCAGCTGCTCGACGAGGAGGTGCCGGCGGTCGCCGGCTGCGAGATCCACTGCGACCCGCTCGCGCCGATCTGCCGACGCTGCAAGAATCTGCTGGAGCGCGAGGGCGACGACGCGCCGATCACCTGGCTCCGACGCGAGGACCGCTACGGCGAGAAGCTCGCGACGCCCGACGTCTCGATCGCGGACCTGATCGGCGAGATCGATCCGATCAAGGTCGCCGAGGGGCGCTACCTCGCCGACGAGGACGCGATCCACTACGGCCTCGTGCCGCGCACCAACCGCGGCATCTTCGCGATCAACGAGCTGCCCGACCTGATGGAGAAGATCCAGGTCGGGTTGTTCAACCTGATGGAGGAGCGCGACGTCCAGATCAAAGGCTTCAAGGTGCGTCTGCCGCTCGACATCGTGATCGTCGCGAGCGCCAACCCCGAGGACTACACGAGCCGCGGTCGCATCATCACGCCGCTCAAGGACCGCTTCGACGTCCAGATCCGCACGCACTACCCGCAGCGGATCGAGACCGAGATCGCGATCGTCGAGCAGGAGGTGCCGATCGCCGAGCGCTGCGGACGTCCGGTGCGCGTGCCGGACTTCATGAAGCAGGTGATCGCGCAGCTCACCTTCGAGGCGCGCGCGTCGCACGAGATCAACCAGACCTCCGGCGTCAGCGTGCGTGTCACGGTGAACAACTACGAGACGCTGATCGCGAACGCGGAGCGGCGCGCGGTCCGCCTCGGCGAGAACGAGATCGTGCCGCGGATCTCCGATCTGCACGCGGTGTCGGCGTCGATGCTCGGCAAGCTCGAGCTCGAGTACACGGGCGACGAGCGCGGCGAGACGTCGCCGCTCGAGCGCCTGCTCAACCGCGCCGTGCTCGCGGTGTTCGACCGCGTGATGTCGGTCGACCGGCTGTCGAAGGTGAGCAACTACTTCGCCGCCGGCTGGGGCGTCGAGGTGTCGGACATGATGCGCGCCGACGAGTACCTCGAAGGCATCCGCGCGATCCCCGGGCTGCGCGAGGCGATCGCCGAGCTCGGCCCGTTCGAGTCGCCGGCGCTGATGGCGTCGGCGACCGAGTTCATCCTCGAGGGCCTCCACCTGCACCAGAAGCTCAACAAGGACGTCGAGGGCGGCCGCATCACGTACCGGGCCTGA
- a CDS encoding VWA domain-containing protein, translating into MLRIRYTAWDGTQRVRLDADRVFEKLADALSYTDDVQQALDWLLRHGLELDGTVVMGLDELLQSVREQMRERMSRFNLDHALDDPRSRLDDILEREREALDEMMRDGDPGAVAREKRAFLDDLPSRLSEAIERLAQHYQFVDSEAARRFQELLSELDDIRRLEDFKRSYGEQMRGPESLDYGEALELMREMASLKELERNLLTGNIPTIDASELRRLLGDRAAQDLERLGQIVLLLTNAGYLTQKEGRARLSARGIRRIGQLALRDIYQQMLRDRPGSHNTDFRGAAEIRPERTRPWRDGDMLELALVPTLMNAVRRRPVKPLAIEPGDFEVHEADYATTTSTVLLLDMSWSMSWEGRFAAAKKVALALESLIRTRYPRDYFGIVGFYTRAVELKPADLPEASWNMGDPFTNLQDGLRLASEMLRRHPSRNQHVIVVTDGQPTAYFSRGRLYCEWPLSFGGVSLRAAAETLKEVERVTRQGITINTFMLDDSPGLRAFVERMTRINKGRALYSRPDRLGEYLLVDYLGKKRKKV; encoded by the coding sequence ATGCTGCGCATCCGCTACACGGCCTGGGACGGCACGCAGCGCGTGCGGCTCGACGCCGACCGCGTGTTCGAGAAGCTCGCGGACGCGCTGTCGTACACCGACGACGTCCAGCAGGCGCTCGACTGGCTGCTGCGCCACGGTCTCGAGCTCGACGGCACCGTCGTGATGGGGCTCGACGAGCTGCTCCAGTCGGTCCGCGAGCAGATGCGCGAGCGCATGAGCCGCTTCAACCTCGACCACGCGCTCGACGATCCGCGCTCGCGGCTCGACGACATCCTCGAGCGCGAGCGCGAGGCGCTCGACGAGATGATGCGCGACGGCGACCCGGGCGCCGTGGCGCGCGAGAAGCGCGCGTTCCTCGACGACCTGCCGAGCCGGCTCTCCGAGGCGATCGAGCGCCTCGCGCAGCACTACCAGTTCGTCGATTCGGAGGCGGCGCGCCGCTTCCAGGAGCTGCTCTCCGAGCTCGACGACATTCGGCGGCTCGAGGACTTCAAGCGCTCGTACGGCGAGCAGATGCGCGGTCCCGAGTCGCTCGACTACGGCGAAGCGCTCGAGCTGATGCGCGAGATGGCGTCGCTCAAGGAGCTCGAGCGCAATCTGCTGACGGGCAACATCCCGACGATCGACGCGTCCGAGCTGCGCCGGCTGCTCGGCGATCGCGCGGCGCAGGACCTCGAGCGCCTCGGCCAGATCGTCCTCCTGCTGACCAACGCCGGATACTTGACGCAGAAGGAAGGCCGCGCGCGGCTGTCGGCGCGCGGCATCCGCCGCATCGGCCAGCTCGCGCTGCGCGACATCTACCAGCAGATGCTGCGCGACCGTCCCGGCAGCCACAACACCGACTTCCGCGGCGCCGCGGAGATCCGTCCCGAGCGCACGCGGCCGTGGCGCGACGGCGACATGCTCGAGCTCGCGCTCGTGCCGACGCTGATGAACGCCGTGCGCCGCCGTCCGGTGAAGCCGCTCGCGATCGAGCCCGGCGACTTCGAGGTGCACGAGGCCGACTACGCGACCACGACGTCGACCGTGCTGCTGCTCGACATGAGCTGGTCGATGAGCTGGGAGGGGCGCTTCGCGGCGGCGAAGAAGGTCGCGCTCGCGCTCGAGAGCCTGATCCGCACGCGCTACCCGCGCGACTACTTCGGCATCGTCGGCTTCTACACCCGCGCCGTCGAGCTCAAGCCCGCCGACCTTCCCGAGGCGAGCTGGAACATGGGCGACCCGTTCACCAACTTGCAGGACGGGCTGCGCCTCGCGAGCGAGATGCTGCGCCGCCACCCGAGCCGCAACCAGCACGTCATCGTGGTGACCGACGGCCAGCCGACCGCGTACTTCTCGCGCGGACGGCTGTACTGCGAGTGGCCGCTGTCGTTCGGCGGGGTGTCGCTGCGCGCCGCGGCCGAGACGCTGAAGGAGGTCGAGCGCGTCACGCGGCAGGGCATCACGATCAACACCTTCATGCTCGACGACTCGCCCGGCCTGCGCGCGTTCGTCGAGCGCATGACGCGGATCAACAAGGGGCGGGCGCTCTACAGCCGCCCGGACCGGCTCGGCGAGTACCTGCTCGTCGACTACCTCGGCAAGAAGCGGAAGAAGGTCTGA
- the mutS gene encoding DNA mismatch repair protein MutS, which produces MSQRPAKLTPMLAQYLRVKQQVGDAVLFFRLGDFYEMFFEDAERVAPLLDLTLTSRNKDDPNPIPMCGVPHHAAQGYVSRLVAQGLKVAICDQISDPQSSPGLVERGLTRIVTPGTVLEEEEGLASSEPGYLVALGRGADGTGVVLVTVEASTGELRCCEAASAALAREELLRIAPREILIPAGDEVLGELAAAGGAAVTPREAPPGETADEAERVLERLLGECEDAARFSEAMRAALRCALAYVAETVRGGLEHLAPPQLYALGDHLMLDERTRRNLAVVEGAARGRHGSLWWAIDRTVTAMGARRLRDWLLYPLLDLQAIGERLDAVEALVESPGLRADLAEALRPIGDVERLAARIALGRAGPRELVRLARGLERAAVVHELLAAAPRPVLLERVAAAVAPPPGLAARIGNLLVDAPPLTAAEGGAIRAGADEEVDRLRALTRDAQALIAELEARERAATGIASLKIRYQRVFGYFFEVTKANLKNVPPHFIRRQTVASGERYTSPELRELEQQLTTADERCRQREVALFNELLAEVRTHEAALGRLARELATLDAVLSLATTAHENGYVRPQVHAGTTLEIRDGRHPIVEKTSAAGCFVANDTLLDEESQQIVILTGPNMAGKSTYLRQVALIVLLAHAGSFVPAAEARIPLTDRIWTRVGAADDLVAGDSTFMVEMKETATILRNLTPRTLVVLDEIGRGTSTYDGIAIAWAVAEHLHDAQPAPGARVKTLFATHFHELTALAESLPRVRNFSVAVREWKEDVLFLRRVVPGPASRSYGVAVARLAGVPEAVVRRAREVLRGLEEGKPLGSQTASRGRGRNDAQLDLFADPAQRLRRELAALDPDALSPLQALQKLHELALLAREG; this is translated from the coding sequence ATGAGCCAGCGTCCCGCCAAGCTCACGCCGATGCTCGCTCAGTACCTGCGCGTCAAGCAGCAGGTGGGCGACGCCGTGCTCTTCTTCCGCCTCGGCGACTTCTACGAGATGTTCTTCGAGGACGCGGAGCGCGTGGCACCGCTCCTCGACTTGACGCTCACCTCGCGCAACAAGGACGACCCGAACCCGATCCCGATGTGCGGCGTGCCGCACCACGCGGCGCAGGGCTACGTGAGCCGCCTGGTCGCGCAGGGTCTGAAGGTCGCGATCTGCGACCAGATCAGCGATCCGCAGAGCTCGCCGGGGCTCGTCGAGCGCGGGCTCACCCGCATCGTCACGCCGGGCACGGTGCTCGAGGAGGAGGAAGGGCTCGCGAGCAGCGAGCCCGGCTACCTGGTCGCGCTCGGTCGCGGCGCGGACGGGACCGGCGTCGTGCTGGTCACCGTCGAGGCGTCGACCGGCGAGCTGCGTTGCTGCGAAGCCGCGTCCGCGGCGCTCGCGCGCGAGGAGCTGCTGCGCATCGCGCCGCGCGAGATCCTGATCCCCGCGGGCGACGAGGTGCTCGGCGAGCTCGCCGCGGCGGGCGGTGCCGCGGTGACGCCGCGCGAGGCGCCGCCCGGCGAGACGGCAGACGAGGCGGAGCGCGTCCTCGAGCGCTTGCTCGGCGAGTGCGAGGACGCGGCGCGCTTCTCCGAGGCGATGCGCGCGGCGCTGCGCTGCGCGCTCGCGTACGTCGCGGAGACCGTGCGCGGCGGCCTCGAGCACCTCGCGCCGCCGCAGCTCTACGCGCTCGGCGACCACCTGATGCTCGACGAGCGCACGCGGCGCAATCTCGCGGTCGTCGAGGGCGCGGCGCGCGGACGGCACGGGTCGCTCTGGTGGGCCATCGATCGCACGGTGACCGCGATGGGCGCGCGTCGCCTGCGCGACTGGCTGCTCTACCCGCTGCTCGACCTGCAGGCGATCGGCGAGCGGCTCGACGCCGTGGAGGCGCTGGTCGAGTCGCCGGGCTTGCGCGCGGACCTCGCCGAGGCGCTGCGGCCGATCGGCGACGTCGAGCGGCTCGCGGCGCGCATCGCGCTCGGTCGCGCGGGGCCGCGCGAGCTCGTGCGCCTCGCGCGCGGCCTCGAGCGCGCGGCCGTCGTGCACGAGCTGCTCGCGGCGGCGCCGCGTCCGGTGCTCCTCGAGCGCGTCGCTGCGGCGGTCGCTCCGCCGCCGGGGCTGGCCGCGCGCATCGGCAACCTTCTGGTCGACGCGCCGCCGCTCACGGCGGCCGAGGGCGGCGCGATCCGTGCCGGCGCCGACGAGGAGGTCGACCGCCTGCGCGCGCTGACGCGCGACGCGCAGGCGCTGATCGCCGAGCTCGAGGCGCGCGAGCGCGCCGCGACCGGGATCGCATCGCTCAAGATCCGCTACCAGCGGGTGTTCGGCTACTTCTTCGAGGTCACCAAGGCGAACCTGAAGAACGTCCCGCCGCACTTCATCCGCCGGCAGACGGTCGCGTCGGGCGAGCGCTACACGAGCCCCGAGCTGCGCGAGCTTGAGCAGCAGCTCACGACCGCCGACGAGCGCTGCCGCCAGCGCGAGGTCGCGCTGTTCAACGAGCTGCTCGCGGAGGTGCGGACGCACGAGGCCGCGCTCGGACGCCTCGCGCGCGAGCTCGCGACGCTCGACGCCGTGCTGAGCCTCGCCACCACCGCGCACGAGAACGGCTACGTGCGACCGCAGGTGCACGCCGGCACGACGCTCGAGATCCGCGACGGGCGCCATCCGATCGTCGAGAAGACTTCGGCGGCCGGGTGCTTCGTCGCCAACGACACGCTGCTCGACGAGGAGTCGCAGCAAATCGTGATCTTGACGGGTCCCAACATGGCCGGCAAGAGCACGTACCTGCGTCAGGTCGCGCTGATCGTGCTGCTCGCGCACGCCGGCAGCTTCGTGCCGGCGGCCGAGGCGAGGATCCCGCTGACCGATCGGATCTGGACGCGCGTCGGCGCCGCGGACGACCTCGTCGCCGGCGACTCGACCTTCATGGTCGAGATGAAGGAGACCGCGACGATCCTGCGCAACCTGACGCCGCGCACGCTGGTCGTGCTCGACGAGATCGGACGCGGCACGAGCACCTACGACGGCATCGCGATCGCGTGGGCCGTCGCCGAGCACCTGCACGACGCGCAGCCCGCGCCGGGGGCGCGCGTCAAGACGCTGTTCGCGACCCACTTCCACGAGCTCACGGCGCTCGCCGAGTCGCTGCCCCGGGTGCGCAACTTCTCGGTCGCGGTGCGCGAGTGGAAGGAGGACGTGCTGTTCCTGCGCCGCGTGGTGCCCGGTCCCGCGAGCCGCAGCTACGGCGTCGCGGTGGCGCGTCTCGCGGGTGTGCCGGAAGCCGTGGTACGCCGCGCACGCGAGGTCCTCCGCGGGCTCGAGGAGGGCAAGCCGCTCGGCTCGCAGACGGCGTCGCGCGGTCGCGGGCGCAACGACGCGCAGCTCGACCTGTTCGCCGACCCGGCGCAGCGTCTGCGTCGCGAGCTCGCGGCGCTCGATCCCGACGCGCTGAGCCCGCTGCAGGCGCTGCAGAAGCTGCACGAGCTCGCGCTCCTCGCCCGGGAGGGATAA
- a CDS encoding N-acetylmuramoyl-L-alanine amidase: protein MRRLASIAILGVLLVVAGVAGVAGAQQAGGAQAPSAPRATVERIAWETVDGRGRLVIGVRGTVDYSTHVAGADPAAGLPPRAYVDLRPAVIGKDIVRAQPVEDVLAQRIRVGQFDAQTVRVVVDLTSPALFEVSTSERPPRLLLSLRRRDARQHVAVKQRLEDTERVAAAPPPPAAEAKPPVGKDAKPGATDEKPSDATVAKPEEGREAKPPATEVASASPAPSPAATPAPAVAQATPATRREPAPSPVVLAAAPTDAETPRAKERAAKPAPAPARPESEAAAEKGSESDEKRATEVAAVARTDAARRAPRRKGDAARAPRPLPTPTVWTVVIDPGHGGKDPGARGVTGEVEKNITLAVSKLVAESLSRDPNIRVVLTRTDDTYVSLEERTAIANANGADLFVSVHANASENPQLAGIETYTLNNTDDRATIRLAALENGLAFTGATPSEPDLAYILSDLVQTGKEDESVAAARAVQNSLVSYLRQRWKGVQNLGVKKGPFYVLVGAYMPCILVETAFLTNETEGQRIAARRYQIDVAEGIAEGIRRFFASETANANL from the coding sequence GTGCGTCGCCTGGCCTCGATCGCGATCCTCGGTGTGCTGCTGGTCGTCGCGGGCGTCGCGGGCGTTGCCGGCGCGCAGCAGGCGGGCGGCGCGCAGGCGCCGAGCGCGCCGCGGGCGACCGTCGAGCGCATCGCCTGGGAGACGGTCGACGGGCGCGGACGCCTGGTGATCGGCGTGCGCGGCACCGTCGACTACAGCACGCACGTCGCCGGCGCCGACCCCGCCGCCGGGCTGCCGCCGCGCGCCTACGTCGACCTCCGTCCGGCCGTGATCGGCAAGGACATCGTGCGCGCCCAGCCGGTCGAGGACGTGCTCGCGCAGCGCATCCGTGTCGGGCAGTTCGACGCCCAGACCGTGCGCGTCGTGGTCGACCTGACGAGCCCGGCGCTGTTCGAGGTCAGCACGAGCGAGCGCCCGCCGCGGCTCCTGCTGTCGCTGCGTCGCCGCGACGCGCGCCAGCACGTCGCCGTCAAGCAACGGCTCGAGGACACCGAGCGCGTGGCCGCCGCGCCGCCGCCGCCCGCAGCGGAGGCGAAGCCGCCGGTCGGGAAGGACGCGAAGCCGGGTGCGACCGACGAGAAGCCGTCGGACGCGACGGTCGCGAAGCCGGAGGAAGGGAGAGAGGCGAAGCCGCCCGCCACCGAGGTCGCGAGCGCGTCGCCCGCGCCCTCGCCGGCGGCGACGCCGGCGCCCGCCGTGGCGCAGGCGACGCCGGCCACGCGCCGCGAGCCCGCGCCGTCACCCGTCGTGCTGGCCGCGGCGCCGACGGACGCCGAGACGCCGCGCGCGAAGGAGCGCGCGGCGAAGCCCGCTCCGGCGCCGGCCCGCCCCGAGAGCGAGGCCGCCGCGGAGAAAGGATCCGAGTCGGACGAGAAGCGGGCGACGGAGGTCGCGGCCGTCGCCCGCACGGACGCCGCGCGCCGTGCCCCGCGCAGGAAGGGCGACGCCGCTCGCGCGCCGCGCCCGCTGCCGACGCCCACGGTGTGGACGGTGGTGATCGATCCCGGGCACGGCGGCAAGGACCCCGGCGCGCGCGGCGTCACCGGCGAGGTGGAGAAGAACATCACGCTCGCGGTGTCGAAGCTGGTCGCAGAGAGCCTGTCGCGCGACCCGAACATCCGCGTCGTGCTGACGCGCACCGACGACACCTACGTCTCGCTCGAGGAGCGCACCGCCATCGCGAATGCGAATGGCGCCGATCTGTTCGTCTCCGTGCACGCCAACGCGAGCGAGAACCCGCAGCTCGCCGGCATCGAGACCTACACGCTCAACAACACCGACGACCGCGCCACGATCCGGCTCGCCGCGCTCGAGAACGGGCTCGCGTTCACCGGCGCCACGCCGAGCGAGCCCGACCTGGCCTACATCCTGAGCGACCTCGTGCAGACCGGGAAGGAGGACGAGTCCGTCGCCGCGGCCCGGGCTGTGCAGAACAGCCTCGTCAGCTATCTTCGTCAGCGATGGAAGGGGGTCCAGAACCTCGGCGTCAAGAAGGGGCCGTTCTACGTCCTCGTCGGCGCCTACATGCCGTGTATCCTGGTCGAGACGGCGTTCCTCACCAACGAGACGGAAGGCCAGCGGATCGCCGCGCGGCGCTACCAGATTGACGTTGCCGAGGGGATCGCCGAGGGTATTCGTCGCTTCTTCGCGAGCGAGACCGCGAACGCCAACCTGTAG
- the glnD gene encoding [protein-PII] uridylyltransferase, with the protein MLETSRIGPATATETPPRSLEPPALPTLPDPAEAEDLRTTARDFVTETREALRRWHDAGASGVDVVERLTGAIDRLIEFLYEAATAAYRRRYVQLDQRCAVLAQGGYGRGELNPYSDIDLLFLYPHKVTPYVETVNETILYTLWDTRLQVGFAVRNVRECVRLAATDLKIKTALIDARYVCGDRPLAEEFERALEREIKPRGTAKFFREKLAESDARHHEYGDSVYLLEPQIKEGQGGLRDLHTALWIAKIKFKVASLRELAVKGVMNANELAEIEHARDFLFRVRNAMHFLSGSHQDQLTFELQEMVAENLGYTASENGGLKPVERFLKDYYLQASTVTRFAQAIIDRSVNPPRPYRLIGRMMARTIRPGVQIVAGELAVTNREIFEENPTELVRLFVDSQRHAVKLSSALADLIRNNAWRLGDAERTDDRVVSAFIQILRSPYRVYETLHEMHKLGVLSRIIPEWEHLRCLVLHDLYHIYTVDEHSLMGIRELERLRMGEHADASPLLTQVMREVDKVELLFLGMMMHDSGKGLGGGHSEKGAVFARDLAARLKLNEDDAKELEFLVRNHLVMSHLAQRRDIHDDKLIREFAQLVGTTDTLKRLYLLTYADMRATGPKVWNNWKDMLLSETYLRVTEAFARGLEPEDRQERIARIRERVLAETRKTRGEQAAQEFARFAESMPDIYFLTTPETLMADHATLVRQAREQGLATSVTHNPAYEFSEFTVATKDRPGLFAILTGVLAARGMNIVGARIATSSDGIALDAFRVSHLERREAALDDERWQKTRELLDDVLAGRRDLGEVMAQAARPGLLDRKRPLRVPTRVEVSNDASENYTVVDVYTHDRIGILYRIAQALYALGLDIHLAKISTNVDQVLDVFYVTESDGTKSQRIAEIEAQVGAALRDETESGAEAAAPAAGA; encoded by the coding sequence ATGCTCGAGACGAGCCGCATAGGGCCGGCGACGGCCACCGAGACGCCGCCGCGCTCGCTCGAGCCCCCCGCGCTGCCGACGCTGCCGGACCCCGCCGAGGCCGAGGACCTGCGCACGACGGCGCGCGACTTCGTCACCGAGACGCGCGAGGCGCTGCGTCGCTGGCACGACGCGGGCGCGAGCGGCGTCGACGTCGTCGAGCGCTTGACCGGCGCGATCGACCGCCTCATCGAGTTCCTCTACGAGGCGGCGACGGCGGCCTACCGCCGACGCTACGTGCAGCTCGACCAGCGCTGCGCGGTGCTCGCGCAGGGCGGCTACGGGCGCGGCGAGCTCAACCCGTACTCCGACATCGACCTGCTGTTTCTCTACCCGCACAAGGTCACGCCCTACGTCGAGACCGTCAACGAGACGATCCTCTACACCCTGTGGGACACGCGCCTGCAGGTCGGCTTCGCGGTGCGCAACGTGCGCGAGTGCGTGCGGCTCGCGGCGACGGACCTCAAGATCAAGACCGCGCTGATCGACGCGCGCTACGTCTGCGGCGACCGTCCGCTCGCCGAGGAGTTCGAGCGCGCGCTCGAGCGTGAGATCAAGCCGCGCGGCACGGCGAAGTTCTTCCGCGAGAAGCTCGCCGAGAGCGACGCGCGCCACCACGAGTACGGCGACTCGGTCTACCTGCTCGAGCCGCAGATCAAGGAAGGGCAGGGCGGCCTGCGCGACCTGCACACGGCGCTGTGGATCGCCAAGATCAAATTCAAGGTCGCGAGCCTGCGCGAGCTCGCGGTGAAGGGCGTGATGAACGCGAACGAGCTCGCCGAGATCGAGCACGCGCGCGACTTCCTGTTCCGCGTGCGCAACGCGATGCACTTCCTCTCCGGCTCGCACCAGGACCAGCTCACCTTCGAGCTGCAGGAGATGGTGGCGGAGAACCTCGGCTACACGGCGTCGGAGAACGGCGGCCTCAAGCCGGTGGAGCGCTTCCTCAAGGACTACTACCTGCAGGCGTCGACGGTGACGCGCTTCGCGCAGGCGATCATCGACCGCTCGGTGAACCCGCCGCGCCCCTACCGCCTGATCGGGCGCATGATGGCGCGCACGATCCGTCCGGGCGTGCAGATCGTCGCGGGCGAGCTCGCGGTCACGAATCGCGAGATCTTCGAGGAGAACCCGACCGAGCTCGTGCGGCTGTTCGTCGACTCGCAGCGCCACGCGGTCAAGCTGTCGTCCGCGCTCGCCGACCTGATCCGCAACAACGCCTGGCGTCTCGGCGACGCCGAGCGCACCGACGATCGCGTCGTCTCGGCGTTCATCCAGATCCTGCGCTCGCCGTACCGCGTCTACGAGACGCTGCACGAGATGCACAAGCTCGGCGTGCTGTCGCGCATCATCCCCGAGTGGGAGCACCTGCGCTGCCTCGTGCTGCACGACCTCTACCACATCTACACCGTCGACGAGCACTCGCTGATGGGCATCCGCGAGCTCGAGCGGCTGCGCATGGGCGAGCACGCCGACGCGTCGCCGCTGCTGACGCAGGTGATGCGCGAGGTCGACAAGGTCGAGCTGCTCTTCCTCGGCATGATGATGCACGACTCGGGCAAGGGGCTCGGCGGCGGACACTCCGAGAAGGGCGCGGTGTTCGCGCGCGACCTCGCCGCGCGCCTCAAGCTCAACGAGGACGACGCCAAGGAGCTCGAGTTCCTGGTGCGCAACCACCTCGTCATGTCGCACCTCGCGCAGCGGCGCGACATCCACGACGACAAGCTGATCCGCGAGTTCGCGCAGCTCGTCGGCACGACCGACACGCTGAAGCGCCTCTACCTGCTGACCTACGCCGACATGCGGGCTACCGGCCCCAAGGTCTGGAACAACTGGAAGGACATGCTGCTCTCCGAGACGTACCTGCGCGTCACGGAGGCGTTCGCGCGCGGGCTCGAGCCGGAGGACCGTCAAGAGCGCATCGCGCGCATCCGCGAGCGCGTGCTCGCCGAGACGCGCAAGACCCGCGGCGAGCAGGCGGCGCAGGAGTTCGCGCGCTTCGCGGAGAGCATGCCGGACATCTACTTCCTCACCACGCCCGAGACGCTGATGGCGGACCACGCGACGCTCGTGCGCCAGGCGCGCGAGCAAGGTCTCGCGACCAGCGTCACGCACAATCCGGCGTACGAGTTCAGCGAGTTCACCGTCGCGACCAAGGACCGCCCCGGGTTGTTCGCGATCCTGACCGGCGTGCTCGCGGCGCGCGGCATGAACATCGTCGGAGCGCGCATCGCGACCTCGAGCGACGGCATCGCGCTCGACGCCTTCCGCGTGTCGCACCTCGAGCGCCGCGAGGCGGCGCTCGACGACGAGCGCTGGCAGAAGACGCGCGAGCTGCTCGACGACGTGCTCGCCGGCCGCCGCGACCTCGGCGAGGTGATGGCGCAGGCCGCGCGTCCGGGGCTGCTCGACCGCAAGCGGCCGCTGCGCGTCCCGACCCGGGTCGAGGTGAGCAACGACGCCTCCGAGAACTACACCGTGGTCGACGTCTACACGCACGACCGGATCGGCATCCTCTACCGGATCGCGCAGGCGCTCTACGCGCTCGGGCTCGACATCCACCTGGCGAAGATCTCGACCAACGTCGACCAGGTGCTCGACGTCTTCTACGTCACCGAGTCGGACGGGACGAAGTCGCAGCGGATCGCGGAGATCGAGGCTCAGGTCGGCGCCGCGCTGCGCGACGAGACCGAGAGCGGCGCGGAGGCCGCCGCGCCGGCCGCGGGCGCGTGA